A region of Vigna radiata var. radiata cultivar VC1973A chromosome 6, Vradiata_ver6, whole genome shotgun sequence DNA encodes the following proteins:
- the LOC106763707 gene encoding uncharacterized protein LOC106763707, with protein sequence MASPVVKSVTIRTVLSITLSKSWSIHQLDVKNAFLHGTLNETVYMHQPMGFKDSSHPDYVCLLKKSLYGLKQAPRAWYKRFADHVATIGFNHSKSDHSLFIYHKESDIAYILLYVDDIILIASSDSLRKSIMSLLSAEFAMKDLGPLSYYLGIAITRNATGMFLLQKKYAEEILERVGMTNCKTCPTPVDTKPKLGASNDIPYADPTKYRRLAGALQYLTLTRPGISYAVQQVCLHMHDPKENHMNALKCILRYIQGTIDFGLHLYKSTIGNLLSYTDADWGGCPDTRRSTSGYCVFFGDTLISWSSKRQPTLSRSSAEAEYRGVANVVSESCWIRNLLLELHCPIHKTTMVYCDNMSAIYLSGNPIQHQCTKHIEMDIHFVLHIPSRYQIADIFTKGLPRILFDDFWDSPSVCKPSVLTAGVC encoded by the exons ATGGCGAG CCCGGTAGTGAAGTCGGTGACCATTCGCACAGTTTTGAGCATTACTTTATCAAAGTCATGGTCCATTCATCAATTGGACGTCAAAAATGCTTTTTTACATGGTACTCTCAATGAAACAGTTTATATGCATCAACCCATGGGTTTTAAAGATTCCTCTCATCCTGATTATGTTTGCTTGTTAAAGAAATCACTCTATGGCCTAAAGCAAGCCCCTCGTGCTTGGTACAAGCGTTTTGCAGATCATGTGGCCACAATCGGTTTCAATCATAGTAAATCTGATCACTCACTTTTCATATATCATAAGGAATCTGACATTGCATATATTCtgttatatgttgatgatattatccTAATAGCCTCCTCTGACTCTCTTAGAAAGTCAATTATGTCATTATTAAGTGCAGAGTTCGCTATGAAGGACCTTGGTCCACTGAGCTATTATTTAGGGATTGCAATTACCCGTAATGCAACCGGTATGTTTCTCTTGCAAAAAAAATATGCGGAAGAAATTCTTGAAAGAGTAGGGATGACTAATTGTAAAACTTGTCCCACACCGGTTGATACAAAGCCCAAACTTGGTGCCTCTAATGACATTCCCTATGCAGATCCTACTAAGTATAGACGTCTTGCAGGTGCATTACAATATCTTACTCTTACAAGGCCTGGCATTTCTTATGCGGTGCAACAAGTATGTCTTCATATGCATGATCCCAAGGAAAATCACATGAATGCTCTCAAGTGTATTTTACGTTACATTCAGGGTACTATTGATTTTGGCCTGCATTTGTATAAATCCACCATTGGCAACCTCCTCTCCTACACAGATGCCGATTGGGGTGGATGTCCGGATACTAGACGATCTACCtctggatattgtgttttcttCGGTGATACTTTGATTTCATGGTCGTCTAAACGACAACCTACATTATCCCGCTCTAGTGCTGAGGCCGAATACCGAGGAGTAGCTAATGTTGTTTCTGAATCTTGTTGGATTCGAAACCTCCTTCTTGAGCTTCATTGCCCAATTCACAAAACTACAATGGTGTATTGTGACAATATGAGTGCCATTTATCTATCAGGTAATCCAATTCAACATCAATGCACAAAACACATTGAAATGGACATTCACTTTGTCCTTCATATTCCGTCCCGCTATCAAATTGCTGATATCTTCACTAAAGGCCTTCCGCGCATACTCTTTGATGATTTTTGGGACAGTCCAAGCGTTTGTAAACCTTCCGTTTTGACTGCGGGAGTGTGttag
- the LOC106764222 gene encoding uncharacterized protein LOC106764222 translates to MEMASSSFILGSDLKCILSSRNTKTMSGFGVLRHTNPNGLFSKFFPFHTLSTRMVARTTNMVSDVYVGGNTSSRVNSKVYTKLDSCLVIPPTPSRAKPRAIIKFLGGAFIGAVPEVTYGYLIEFLAKEGFLVVVVPYNVTFDHSQAAKQVYDRFQACLSTILTSGLPQANLSPAQLEDLPLFSVGHSNGALLQLLIGSLFSENIPKANAVISYNNRPATEAVPYFEQLGPAVSQMMPVMEAAPFYSIARNASGDALKMVLDAVRSTLPESEQERLNSLTKFVDQLPSVMNEVSQGVSEFKPTPSENRDCFKCSYNVEHTLLVKFNVDAIDETDILEKTLKPRVESLGGTLEKVTLSGNHITPCIQEVKWEVGKLYTPADAVAQGLASLSLNDTKILARTISDWFRRYEA, encoded by the exons ATGGAAATGGCTTCCTCATCCTTCATCTTAGGTTCAGATTTGAAATGCATACTCTCTTCTAGGAACACTAAAACCATGTCTGGGTTTGGTGTACTGAGACACACTAACCCAAATGGTTTGTTCAGCAAATTCTTCCCCTTTCACACTCTATCCACTAGAATGGTAGCAAGGACTACAAATATGGTTTCTGATGTTTATGTTGGTGGAAACACAAGTAGCAGAGTCAATAGCAAGGTGTACACCAAGTTGGACTCTTGTTTGGTGATACCACCTACCCCCAGTCGTGCCAAGCCTCGAGCTATAATCAAATTCCTGGGTGGTGCCTTCATTGGGGCTGTTCCTGAAGTTACTTacgg GTACCTGATAGAGTTTTTAGCAAAGGAGGGTtttttggtggtggtggtgccTTATAATGTGACATTTGACCATTCTCAAGCTGCTAAGCAAGTCTATGATAGGTTCCAAGCTTGTTTGAGTACTATCCTGACATCTGGGTTGCCTCAAGCCAATCTGTCTCCTGCTCAGCTTGAAGACCTTCCTCTTTTCTCTGTTGGCCACAG CAATGGTGCACTTCTTCAACTACTCATAGGCAGCTTATTTTCAGAGAATATACCCAAG GCTAATGCTGTAATCTCATACAACAACAGGCCAGCAACGGAGGCAGTCCCATACTTTGAACAG TTGGGTCCTGCAGTCAGCCAAATGATGCCAGTTATGGAGGCAGCTCCATTTTATTCAATAGCTAGAAATGCATCAG GAGATGCATTAAAGATGGTGTTGGATGCTGTTAGATCAACTCTACCAGAATCTGAGCAGGAAAGACTGAATTCCTTAACTAAATTTGTTGATCAGTTGCCATCAGTAATGAATGAG GTTTCGCAAGGAGTATCAGAGTTCAAGCCAACACCATCTGAAAACCGTGATTGCTTTAAATGTTCATACAATGTTGAACACACACTATTG GTGAAGTTCAATGTGGACGCAATTGATGAGACAGATATTCTTGAAAAAACACTAAAGCCTCGTGTGGAGTCATTGGGAGGGACATTAGAGAAAGTGACATTAAGTGGTAACCACATCACACCATGCATTCAG GAAGTGAAGTGGGAAGTGGGTAAATTGTATACTCCTGCAGATGCTGTTGCTCAAGGGCTTGCATCTCTTTCTTTGAATGATACCAAGATCCTTGCCAGAACTATTAGTGACTGGTTCAGACGCTATGAGGCTTGA
- the LOC106763708 gene encoding uncharacterized protein LOC106763708 yields the protein MNTKVLSCADAEGHGKQQLRKQVRRRLTNRPYHERLMNMADARKEIATALKYHRATTKLAIEHQEQLQRHPQQHHSLSFQLPFYSRFSLDGRFKARRRPQINNTFDPPFYLENNTLDPTLLLDNNNTSNTTFLLDNNNALDPTLLFDNNILDVTHNILDATPVLNNNILDGTPVFNYNSTLEPTLFSTNNVLPLCSYSTSPPFLAQQDVPLIGTLQPPQGEAVSTMMNIFESSTTNQASGSMHVAMDERGMEEIGALGQQHQREWDDTTSMINSFWWQDCLQQMENSAVEVNNGDDTFHGIFDDQVQFSWEN from the exons ATGAACACCAAAGTTCTAAGTTGTGCTGATGCTGAGGGCCATGGGAAACAACAACTGAGGAAACAAGTTAGAAGGAGACTTACTAACAGACCTTATCATGAAAGACTAATGAATATGGCAGATGCAAGGAAGGAGATTGCCACTGCCTTGAAATACCATAGGGCTACCACAAAACTGGCAATTGAGCATCAAGAACAACTGCAACGCCATcctcaacaacaccattcattgtCCTTTCAGCTTCCCTTTTATTCAAGGTTTAGCCTAGATGGAAGATTCAAGGCTAGGAGAAGGCCTCAGAT TAACAACACCTTTGATCCTCCCTTTTACCTTGAAAACAACACTTTAGATCCCACCCTTTTGCTTGATAACAACAACACTTCAAATACCACTTTTTTGCTTGATAACAACAACGCTTTAGATCCTACCCTTTTGTTTGATAACAACATTTTAGATGTTACCCATAACATCTTAGATGCTACCCCTgtgcttaataacaatattttagatGGTACTCCTGTGTTTAACTACAACAGCACTTTAGAACCTACCCTTTTTTCTACCAACAATGTCTTACCATTGTGCTCTTACTCAACTTCCCCTCCATTTCTAGCTCAACAAGACGTTCCTTTAATTGGAACATTGCAGCCACCACAGGGAGAAGCAGTTTCCACAATGATGAATATCTTTGAATCTAGTACTACAAATCAAGCTAGTGGAAGCATGCATGTAGCCATGGATGAAAGAGGCATGGAAGAGATCGGAGCATTGGGACAACAACATCAGAGGGAGTGGGATGACACTACGAGTATGATCAATTCATTTTGGTGGCAGGATTGCTTGCAACAAATGGAAAACAGTGCAGTTGAAGTCAACAATGGAGATGATACATTCCATGGGATCTTTGATGATCAAGTTCAATTTTCCTGGGAAAATTAA